In Pyricularia oryzae 70-15 chromosome 2, whole genome shotgun sequence, one genomic interval encodes:
- a CDS encoding flap structure-specific endonuclease, whose amino-acid sequence MGIKGIYPEIGPGERISLCKLAVQTLEEKRRPLRIAIDISIWQFQIQAARGGANAPTRTLFYRLARLLGHSIQPIFVFDGPNKPAFKRNRRSTTRGGATGDVVSNAMAKRMIRLFGFQFHEAPGEAEAECALLQRRGIVDAVLSEDVDTIMFGCTRTLRNWSSEGVRGSKEPTHVSMYDSAAIKAQHSGLDREGMVLVALMSGGDYIPQGVPGCGVKVACEAARGGFGHSLCRIKKSDSSALAEWKEKLLAELRDNKSGFFRVRHRALVIPDDFPSIEVLRYYTHPVVSQDETLEHLENSFPSNNSLDVQGLRQFVAETFDWTGKLGAIKFIRVLAPNLLVQKLLQTPSAEETDKEHLVKDISKSRTHFTTDGTKEVRVSFIPTSIVDIDLDKEPEESLEAFGRSGLALNSDDDLEELALGGNAESGAAKSGPKKVFDPTQPCSEWIPELIIQFGAPKALKDWHTRLEAKSATAQKVSNTTRTRKAKTATIQPGGLDKFLTVTKKPSSITKTGVTSESQANSGLSAIKLGSGTQNLTATKIIHTASGQSAASARNSSKQSNTTNTKKPKAKSSTTRQDPPLPSSRKAAASKPASATTNPWTIASSQPNRSRNRPFHRTNTYPNASHISSPTPSTPGPAPDEQPVFISSSPPVASPDPEASLNNKIWSPVNDKKHPRRSPVPEDSYELDPFSSDSSPCAPSPCKQRSPTAKLSRTESSDKQRQVTPPTTARGAGTSDPVAWSKRLASVLGYAGEPRLESRPTGLPAQQASGGFSDGESELEPNRPKFISPYSIVDLSDNEDDGQHTSRSRPISTASLKHSLDDRESSNRSTGIRPRLPIGSSVGSPERMSGSAQNFEDGFLEAIPKITTAANPNTTKLYIPRKSAIGFIREVEVSKEEADRLMREQSGRDGGGRSRMFRRSDIAFVDLTGSSP is encoded by the exons ATGGGCATCAAAGG CATCTACCCAGAGATCGGCCCTGGCGAGCGCATCTCGCTCTGCAAGCTGGCCGTCCAGACCCTCGAAGAGAAGCGCCGCCCGCTGCGTATCGCCATCGATATCTCAATATGGCAGTTCCAGATCCAGGCGGCCCGAGGCGGCGCCAACGCACCCACCCGCACGCTCTTCTATCGGCTCGCCCGCCTACTTGGCCACTCGATCCAGCCCATCTTCGTCTTCGACGGCCCCAACAAGCCAGCCTTCAAGCGCAACCGCCGATCTACCACCCGAGGCGGCGCAACCGGTGATGTTGTATCCAACGCCATGGCCAAACGCATGATCCGCCTCTTCGGCTTCCAGTTCCACGAGGCCCCCGGCGAGGCAGAGGCCGAGTGCGCCCTTCTGCAGCGACGTGGAATCGTTGACGCCGTACTGAGTGAGGACGTCGACACTATAATGTTTGGCTGCACTCGCACCCTCCGCAACTGGTCCTCCGAGGGTGTCAGGGGATCCAAGGAGCCGACGCACGTATCCATGTACGACTCGGCAGCCATCAAGGCACAACATTCTGGCCTGGACAGGGAGGGCATGGTTCTTGTTGCTCTGATGAGTGGAGGAGATTACATCCCTCAAGGGGTCCCCGGGTGTGGCGTCAAAGTCGCCTGCGAAGCCGCTCGGGGCGGTTTTGGCCATTCACTCTGTCGGATTAAGAAGTCTGACAGCAGTGCGCTGGCTGAGTGGAAGGAGAAGCTACTGGCTGAGCTACGGGATAACAAAAGCGGCTTCTTCAGGGTTCGCCACAGGGCATTGGTTATACCTGATGACTTCCCGAGCATCGAGGTATTGAGATACTACACCCATCCAGTTGTATCTCAAGACGAGACCTTGGAACACCTGGAGAATTCCTTCCCCTCAAACAACAGTCTCGATGTGCAAGGCCTACGACAATTTGTTGCAGAGACCTTTGACTGGACTGGCAAGCTGGGTGCTATCAAATTCATTAGGGTGCTTGCACCTAACCTTCTTGTGCAAAAACTCCTACAAACACCATCAGCCGAGGAAACCGACAAGGAACACCTCGTAAAGGACATATCCAAGAGTCGTACCCACTTCACTACAGATGGAACTAAGGAGGTTCGAGTATCCTTTATACCCACTAGCATCGTTGATATCGACCTCGACAAGGAACCAGAAGAGAGCCTCGAAGCATTCGGCCGCAGTGGATTGGCTCTGAACAGTGACGATGATCTAGAGGAACTCGCGTTGGGCGGCAATGCGGAGTCAGGGGCTGCAAAGTCAGGTCCCAAGAAGGTTTTCGACCCAACCCAACCATGTTCGGAATGGATCCCGGAACTCATTATCCAGTTCGGAGCTCCGAAAGCCCTGAAGGACTGGCATACAAGACTGGAAGCCAAGTCTGCGACGGCGCAAAAGGTGTCAAATACCACGAGAACACGAAAAGCCAAGACCGCGACTATTCAGCCAGGTGGCTTGGATAAGTTTCTGACAGTCACCAAGAAGCCCTCTAGCATTACAAAAACTGGCGTCACTTCTGAATCACAAGCAAACTCTGGCCTCTCCGCGATCAAGTTAGGCTCCGGAACGCAGAACCTCACAGCCACCAAGATAATTCATACGGCCAGCGGCCAGTCGGCAGCTTCGGCGCGGAACAGCAGTAAGCAAAGCAATACCACCAATACCAAGAAACCAAAGGCCAAGTCGAGCACCACTCGTCAGGACCCTCCGCTGCCCTCCTCGCGCAAAGCTGCTGCGTCGAAACCCGCATCCGCTACAACCAACCCGTGGACAATAGCCAGCTCACAGCCCAATCGTAGCAGGAACAGGCCCTTCCATCGCACCAATACATATCCCAATGCTAGCCATATTTCCTCGCCCACGCCATCCACCCCAGGCCCCGCACCTGATGAGCAGCCGGTCTTTATCTCATCTAGTCCGCCCGTTGCTAGTCCGGATCCTGAGGCGTCGCTGAACAACAAGATATGGTCGCCCGTGAATGATAAGAAGCACCCGCGTAGGTCGCCCGTGCCCGAGGACTCATATGAGCTTGATCCCTTCTCCTCGGACTCTTCGCCGTGCGCGCCTAGCCCTTGTAAGCAGAGGTCGCCAACTGCAAAGCTGAGCCGGACGGAATCGAGTGACAAGCAACGCCAGGTCACCCCGCCCACAACTGCCAGAGGCGCGGGGACGAGCGATCCAGTCGCATGGTCCAAGAGACTGGCATCGGTTCTCGGCTACGCGGGAGAACCACGTTTGGAATCGAGACCAACAGGTCTCCCGGCACAACAGGCCAGTGGGGGGTTTTCCGATGGCGAGAGCGAGCTCGAGCCCAACCGACCGAAATTCATAAGCCCATACTCGATTGTGGATCTCTCAGACAATGAGGATGATGGGCAGCACACCAGCCGATCCAGGCCCATTTCGACGGCAAGCCTCAAGCACTCTCTTGACGATAGAGAGTCATCCAACCGTAGCACAGGTATTCGACCAAGACTGCCTATAGGATCATCCGTGGGATCCCCCGAGCGCATGTCAGGATCCGCGCAAAATTTCGAAGACGGATTTCTGGAGGCAATCCCCAAAATCACCACGGCCGCCAACCCCAACACGACTAAATTGTACATACCGAGA
- a CDS encoding chitin synthase 1: MAYRGAGGPGGGRDYDGHNMQDLNPHSQYSNVQLPPGHEQEDEAHRSLLTQGTTLYDHDRLGAHTPPVRPVSAYSLTESYAPNAPTTVPGSAVGASPSPFQNDYGVSSGYQGAMGGHADDGFPIGGGDPQQGHPYDTEDSWVQRQNPNAAPQGGGLKRYATRKVKLVQGSVLSIDYNVPSAIRNAVQPKYREQEGTNEEFIKMRYTAATCDPNDFTLKNGYDLRPRMYNRHTELLIAITYYNEDKVLLSRTLHGVMQNIRDIVNLKKSTFWNKGGPAWQKIVVCLVFDGIEKTDKNVLDVLATIGIYQDGVVKKDVHGQETVAHIFEYTTQLSVTPSQQLIRPQDDGPNTLPPVQFIFCLKAKNSKKINSHRWLFNAFGRILNPEVCILLDAGTKPSSRSLLGLWEGFYNDKDLGGACGEIHAMLGKGGRKLLNPLVAVQNFEYKISNILDKPLESAFGYVSVLPGAFSAYRFRAIMGRPLEQYFHGDHTLSKILGKKGIEGMNIFKKNMFLAEDRILCFELVAKAGQKWHLSYIKAAKGETDVPEGAAEFISQRRRWLNGSFAATLYSLMHFGRMYKSGHNIIRMFFFHVQLIYNILNVIFTWFSLASYWLTTTVIMDLVGNPQVGQNAREGWPFGNTVTPLFNAVLKYIYLAFVILQFILALGNRPKGSKYTYVTSFFVFSVIQAYILVLSGYLVVQAFQTPIGEQIKTDTAKDFMDSIFGKSGAAGVILLALIAIYGIYFIASFMYLDPWHMFHSFPYYMLLMSTYINILMVYAFNNWHDVSWGTKGSDSNEALPSANITKGEKDEVVVEEIDKPQEDIDSQFEATVRRALAPFNDEEKPEPKDLEDSYKSFRTMLVVLWLFSNCLLAVAITSDNFDALTKNQNTARTASFFQFLLFSTAFLSLIRFIGFLWFLGKTGIMCCIARR; encoded by the exons ATGGCGTATAGAGGTGCTGGAGGGCCGGGAGGCGGCCGTGACTACGATGGTCACAACATGCAAGACCTAAACCCTCACAGCCAG TATTCCAATGTCCAATTGCCTCCTGGGCACGAGCAAGAGGACGAGGCACACAGGTCCCTTTTGACCCAAGGCACAACGCTCTACGACCACGACCGACTCGGCGCCCACACGCCTCCAGTGCGTCCAGTCTCGGCCTACAGTCTCACAGAGTCCTATGCCCCGAATGCTCCCACCACCGTTCCTGGCTCGGCCGTCGGCGCATCTCCCTCGCCATTTCAGAATGACTATGGTGTTTCGTCGGGCTACCAGGGCGCAATGGGCGGCCACGCAGACGACGGCTTCCCCATTGGCGGCGGAGACCCCCAGCAAGGCCACCCCTACGATACCGAGGACAGCTGGGTGCAGCGCCAGAACCCCAACGCCGCTCCCCAGGGTGGTGGTCTGAAACGTTATGCCACCAGGAAGGTCAAGCTGGTGCAGGGTTCAGTCCTGAGCATTGACTACAACGTTCCCAGTGCCATCAGGAACGCCGTGCAGCCCAAGTACCGCGAGCAGGAGGGCACCAACGAGGAGTTTATCAAGATGCGATACACCGCGGCCACCTGTGACCCCAACGACTTCACCCTGAAGAACGGTTACGATTTGCGTCCCCGCATGTATAACAGGCACACGGAGCTTCTGATCGCCATCACCTACTACAACGAGGACAAGGTACTGCTGTCCCGTACCCTGCACGGTGTTATGCAGAACATTAGGGACATCGTGAACCtgaagaagtcgactttctGGAACAAAGGCGGCCCGGCTTGGCAGAAGATTGTTGTCTGCTTGGTTTTCGACGGTATCGAGAAGACCGACAAGAACGTTCTGGACGTCCTCGCCACCATTGGTATCTACCAAGATGGCGTCGTCAAGAAGGACGTTCACGGCCAGGAGACTGTTGCTCATATTTTCGAGTACACCACTCAGCTGTCCGTCACCCCGAGCCAGCAGCTCATCCGACCCCAGGACGACGGCCCCAACACTCTGCCGCCTGTCCAGTTCATCTTCTGTCTCAAGGCCAAGAATAGCAAGAAGATCAACTCTCACCGTTGGCTTTTCAACGCCTTTGGACGGATCCTGAACCCCGAGGTCTGTATTCTGCTGGATGCCGGTACCAAGCCCAGCTCGAGGTCGCTTCTCGGTCTCTGGGAGGGTTTTTACAACGACAAGGATCTTGGAGGTGCTTGCGGTGAAATTCATGCTATGCTTGGAAAGGGCGGCCGGAAGCTGCTCAACCCCCTCGTAGCTGTGCAGAACTTCGAGTACAAGATCTCCAACATTCTCGACAAGCCTCTGGAGAGTGCGTTCGGATACGTTAGTGTGTTGCCCGGTGCTTTCTCCGCATACCGCTTCCGTGCCATCATGGGACGACCCTTGGAGCAATACTTCCACGGTGACCACACCCTGTCCAAGATTCTGGGCAAGAAGGGTATCGAGGGCATGAACATTTTCAAGAAGAACATGTTCTTGGCCGAAGATCGTATTCTTTGTTTCGAGCTTGTTGCCAAGGCCGGCCAGAAATGGCACCTGAGCTACATCAAAGCTGCCAAGGGAGAGACCGATGTTCCTGAGGGTGCTGCCGAGTTCATCAGCCAGCGTCGTCGTTGGTTGAACGGTTCGTTTGCCGCCACCTTGTACTCACTGATGCACTTCGGAAGGATGTACAAGAGTGGTCATAACATCATCCGCATGTTCTTCTTCCACGTCCAGCTCATCTACAACATCCTCAACGTCATCTTCACCTGGTTCTCTCTGGCATCTTACTGGCTTACCACCACCGTCATCATGGATCTCGTCGGAAACCCCCAAGTTGGACAGAACGCTCGCGAAGGCTGGCCTTTTGGTAACACCGTCACGCCACTCTTCAACGCCGTTCTCAAGTACATTTACCTGGCCTTTGTCATCCTACAGTTTATTCTGGCCTTGGGTAATAGACCGAAGGGATCCAAGTACACCTACGTCACGTCATTCTTTGTCTTCTCGGTCATCCAGGCGTATATCCTGGTTTTGTCTGGATACCTCGTCGTCCAGGCCTTCCAGACACCTATCGGCGAGCAGATCAAGACCGACACGGCCAAGGATTTCATGGATAGTATATTTGGAAAGAGCGGAGCCGCTGGTGTTATTCTACTCGCCTTGATCGCCATCTACGGTATTTACTTCATCGCCTCGTTCATGTACCTGGACCCCTGGCACATGTTCCACTCCTTCCCTTACTACATGCTGCTCATGTCCACCTACATCAACATTCTCATGGTGTACGCCTTCAACAACTGGCACGATGTTTCTTGGGGTACCAAAGGATCCGACAGTAATGAAGCTCTACCCTCGGCCAATATTACCAAAGGCGAGAAGGACGAAGTCGTCGTGGAGGAAATCGACAAGCCTCAAGAGGATATCGACAGTCAGTTCGAAGCAACTGTCCGTCGTGCCCTGGCACCTTTCAACGACGAGGAGAAGCCCGAGCCCAAGGATCTCGAGGACTCGTACAAGTCTTTCCGTACAATGCTGGTTGTTCTCTGGCTCTTCTCCAACTGTCTCTTGGCTGTTGCGATTACTAGCGATAATTTCGACGCTTTGACAAAG AACCAAAACACGGCCAGGACTGCCTCTTTCTTCCAGTTCTTGCTGTTCTCGACCGCTTTCCTCTCTTTGATCCGTTTCATCGGATTCCTCTGGTTCTTGGGCAAGACCGGTATAATGTGCTGCATTGCCCGTCGCTAA
- a CDS encoding endoribonuclease YSH1 has product MASKRKASAMNVAAPDEPVDPADELVFTCLGGGNEVGRSCHIIQYKGKTVMLDAGQHPAYDGLAALPFFDDFDLSTVDVLLISHFHVDHAASLPYVLSKTNFKGRVFMTHPTKAIYKWLIQDSVRVGNTSSNPTSQPVYTEQDHLNTFPQIEAIDYYTTHTISSIRITPYPAGHVLGAAMFLIEIAGMNIFFTGDYSREQDRHLVSAEVPRGVKIDVLITESTYGIASHVPRVEREQALMKSITGILNRGGRVLMPVFALGRAQELLLILDEYWGKHQEYQKVPIYYASNLARKCMVVYQTYVGAMNDNIKRLFRERLAEAEASGKSGAGGGGPWDFKYIRSLKNLDRFDDLGPCVMLASPGMLQNGVSRELLERWAPSDKNGVVITGYSVEGTMAKQIMQEPEQIPAIMTRNAAAASRRADGEKPMIPRRCSVAEFSFAAHVDGTENREFIEEVAAPVVILVHGEQNNMMRLKSKLLSLNATKTEKVKIYSPRNCEELRIPFKTDKTAKVVGKLASITPPTRLPTDDDYHLHPQLVTGVLVQNDFKLSLMAPEDLREYAGLTTTTIVCRQKIMLAAAGVDLIRWALESTFGAVDELPEMRQLHKEVPNGDDMILDAKEEEVVDEEVERPVAGYIVMGSINVRCFGSGEVELEWEGNTMNDGFADAVMAVLLTVESSPAAVKKSASKHSHSHAPQEEYVLPTRNLHARLSPEERLERLFMFLEAQFGADHVSPIKDPRLPVSDDTSGEAENGDDDGGRQQRLEERQRAEIERLHKIGIPVPGVAIKIDDKLNAKVWLEDLEVECANKAFGDRVRVVVERAVEVTAPLWG; this is encoded by the exons ATGGCATCAAAGAGGAAGGCCTCGGCCATGAACGTGGCAGCACCCGACGAGCCCGTAGACCCCGCCGATGAGCTTGTCTTTACTTGTCTTGGAGGCGGAAACGAGGTTGGGCGATCATGCCACATCATACAGTACAAAGGCAAGACTGTAATG CTTGATGCCGGACAACATCCTGCTTACGATGGCCTGGCCGCCTTGCCCTTCTTCGATGACTTCGATTTGAGCACTGTCGATGTGCTACTAATCAGCCA TTTCCACGTCGATCACGCCGCCTCTCTGCCCTATGTATTATCAAAGACCAACTTCAAAGGCCGCGTCTTTATGACGCATCCAACCAAAGCTATTTACAAATGGCTTATCCAGGACAGTGTCCGTGTGGGCAACACTTCGTCGAATCCGACATCACAGCCCGTATACACGGAACAGGATCACCTGAACACATTCCCACAGATTGAGGCCATCGACTACTACACAACACACACAATATCCTCCATACGCATTACTCCATATCCGGCTGGTCATGTGTTGGGCGCAGCTATGTTTCTGATCGAGATAGCGGGGATGAATATTTTCTTCACGGGCGACTATTCACGAGAGCAAGATCGGCATCTGGTGTCGGCTGAGGTACCCAGGGGTGTCAAGATCGACGTGCTTATCACAGAATCGACATATGGTATTGCATCACACGTGCCTCGAGTAGAGCGCGAGCAGGCGCTCATGAAGTCAATCACGGGCATTCTGAACCGCGGAGGGCGAGTACTCATGCCCGTCTTCGCCTTGGGAAGAGCACAGGAGCTGTTGTTGATTCTGGACGAGTACTGGGGCAAGCACCAGGAGTACCAAAAGGTACCAATCTACTATGCGAGTAACCTTGCCCGCAAGTGTATGGTTGTATACCAGACGTACGTGGGCGCGATGAATGACAACATCAAGCGACTCTTCCGCGAGCGCctcgccgaggccgaagcATCGGGCAAGAGCGGGGCCGGTGGCGGGGGCCCTTGGGACTTCAAGTACATTCGATCGCTCAAGAATCTGGACCGCTTTGACGACCTCGGCCCGTGCGTCATGCTTGCCAGCCCGGGTATGTTGCAGAACGGAGTGAGCCGCGAGCTTCTCGAGCGCTGGGCTCCGAGCGACAAGAACGGCGTTGTCATCACCGGTTACAGTGTCGAGGGCACCATGGCGAAACAGATCATGCAGGAGCCCGAGCAGATCCCTGCCATCATGACCCGGAATGCTGCCGCAGCTTCAAGGCGTGCCGACGGCGAGAAGCCCATGATCCCGCGTCGCTGTAGCGTCGCAGAGTTCTCCTTTGCTGCACACGTTGACGGCACAGAGAATAGGGAGTTTATCGAGGAGGTTGCTGCTCCTGTAGTT ATCCTTGTTCACGGAGAGCAAAACAACATGATGAGGTTGAAGTCAAAGCTTCTATCGCTTAATGCCACCAAAACGGAAAAGGTCAAGATTTATAGTCCCCGAAACTGCGAGGAGTTGAGGATTCCTTTCAAGACCGACAAGACAGCGAAGGTTGTGGGTAAGCTGGCGTCAATAACGCCACCGACGCGACTCCCAACCGATGACGACTACCACCTGCATCCACAGCTCGTCACTGGTGTTCTGGTACAGAACGACTTCAAGCTATCACTCATGGCGCCTGAGGATCTAAGGGAGTATGCAGGCTTGACTACTACGACCATTGTGTGTCGACAGAAGATCATGTTGGCCGCGGCGGGCGTCGACCTCATCAGGTGGGCGTTGGAGAGCACCTTTGGCGCCGTTGATGAGTTGCCCGAGATGCGCCAGCTTCACAAAGAGGTCCCTAATGGTGACGATATGATCCTGGACGCGAAGGAGGAAGAGGTCGTGGACGAGGAAGTAGAGCGGCCAGTCGCGGGCTACATCGTCATGGGCTCCATCAACGTTCGCTGCTTTGGCAGCGGTGAGGTCGAGCTGGAGTGGGAGGGCAACACAATGAACGACGGGTTTGCAGATGCGGTCATGGCCGTGCTACTGACGGTCGAGAGCAGCCCCGCTGCCGTGAAGA AATCTGCAAGCAAGCATTCCCACTCGCACGCCCCCCAAGAGGAGTATGTGCTGCCGACACGCAACCTGCACGCGCGGCTGAGCCCAGAGGAGCGGCTCGAGCGGCTATTCATGTTCCTGGAGGCGCAGTTCGGCGCAGACCACGTCTCACCCATCAAGGACCCCAGGCTCCCGGTATCGGATGACACGTCGGGCGAGGCGGAAAACGGGGATGATGATGGCGGCAGGCAGCAGAGGCTGGAGGAGAGGCAGCGTGCCGAGATTGAGCGGCTGCACAAGATCGGCATCCCTGTGCCCGGCGTGGCCATCAAGATCGATGACAAGCTGAACGCCAAGGTCTGGCTGGAGGACCTGGAAGTCGAGTGTGCCAACAAGGCCTTTGGAGACAGGGTAAGAGTTGTGGTGGAGAGGGCCGTCGAGGTCACGGCTCCTCTCTGGGGTTGA
- a CDS encoding NEDD8-conjugating enzyme UBC12 — protein MLKIWSMKKEQQKAETAEGAAGGKKKKVTAAQLRVQKDLSELYLGTTMKTEFPDPDDILNFRLIIEPDEGMYRGGRFTFDFKINQNFPHEPPKVLCEQKIYHPNIDLEGKVCLNILREDWKPVLNLNAVIVGLQFLFLEPNASDPLNKDAAEDLRSNREGFKRNVRTSMGGGAVKGISFDRVLK, from the exons ATGTTGAAAATATGGTCTATG AAAAAAGAGCAGCAAAAGGCTGAGACGGCCGAGGGAGCCGCGGggggcaagaagaagaaggtcaCAGCTGCACAACTCCGTGTCCAAAAAG ATCTATCAGAGCTTTACCTTGGAACGACGATGAAGACCGAGTTTCCCGACCCCGACGACATCCTCAACTTTAGACTTATCATCGAGCCCGACGAGGGCATGTACCGCGGCGGGCGATTCACTTTCGACTTCAAGATTAACCAAAACTTCCCGCATGAGCCACCAAAGGTCTTGTGTGAACAGAAGATCTACCATCCCAATATCGATCTAGAGGGCAAGGTTTGCCTGAACATTCTGCGTGAGGATTGGAAGCCGGTCCTGAACCTCAACGCCGTCATTGTTGGTCTTCAG TTCCTTTTCCTCGAGCCCAACGCCTCGGACCCGCTGAACAAGGACGCGGCTGAAGACCTCAGAAGCAACCGGGAGGGCTTCAAACGTAACGTCCGGACCTCCATGGGCGGAGGGGCAGTCAAGGGGATTTCTTTCGATCGCGTTCTGAAATAA